A window from Roseburia sp. 499 encodes these proteins:
- a CDS encoding metal ABC transporter permease, with the protein MEVFSWLQYDFMKYAFVAILIITPLFGMMGTMIVNRKMAFFSDALGHSALTGIAIGVVLGVSNTNISMILFAIVFAVLLNQLSSKVVASTDTVISVFSSCSVAIGLAILSKGGNFSKYSSILVGDILSITPEEIIYLIVIFAVTLAFWIFGFNKLLAVSLNRTLAKSRHIPVKLMENLFAILTALIVMVSIKWVGILIINALLILPAAASRNISENMREYHFFSVLFSMFSGVTGLIISYYTNVATGPMIVIVASIIYFVTYVWGRKHNI; encoded by the coding sequence ATGGAAGTTTTCTCCTGGTTACAGTATGACTTTATGAAGTATGCCTTTGTGGCAATTTTAATTATTACACCGTTATTTGGGATGATGGGAACGATGATAGTAAATCGAAAAATGGCCTTTTTCTCTGATGCATTGGGACATTCTGCGTTGACAGGAATTGCCATTGGAGTGGTGCTTGGAGTCAGCAACACCAATATATCCATGATTTTGTTTGCTATCGTGTTTGCAGTACTATTGAATCAGTTGAGCAGCAAGGTAGTAGCGTCTACCGATACGGTGATATCTGTCTTTTCTTCCTGCAGTGTGGCAATCGGTCTTGCGATATTGTCGAAAGGTGGCAATTTTAGTAAGTATTCTAGCATTCTGGTTGGGGATATTTTGAGTATCACTCCGGAAGAAATTATATATTTGATTGTTATTTTTGCGGTTACATTAGCTTTCTGGATATTTGGATTTAACAAGCTATTAGCAGTAAGTTTGAATCGGACGTTGGCAAAGAGCAGACATATTCCAGTGAAATTGATGGAAAATTTATTTGCGATTTTAACGGCATTGATTGTTATGGTATCCATTAAGTGGGTAGGAATTCTTATTATCAATGCATTATTAATTCTTCCGGCAGCGGCCAGCCGTAATATTTCAGAGAATATGCGAGAATATCACTTTTTTTCTGTATTGTTTTCCATGTTTTCCGGGGTGACAGGGTTGATTATTTCTTACTATACCAATGTGGCAACGGGACCAATGATAGTGATTGTTGCTTCAATTATTTATTTTGTGACCTATGTGTGGGGCAGAAAACATAACATTTAA
- a CDS encoding peptidylprolyl isomerase, with protein MSEKVLAVAAGHEITEKEVNDLIKNYPPEQQIYMSSPQAKQQVLEQIIAFHLFHKMAIDEKIPESKEYKEMIEKMQVELASHMAATSVIEGIKVEEAEEKAFYEENPDLFAAKPQVSAKHILVETEDSANDIAKEIADGLAFEEAAKKYSTCPSKEQGGDLGYFSRGQMVPEFEKAAFEGEIGKVIGPVQTQFGYHLIRVEDKKEGSVIPFEQVKDQIHQQLIQNKQKEVYDAKVKELETKYGVERKDV; from the coding sequence ATGAGTGAAAAAGTTTTAGCAGTAGCAGCAGGACATGAAATTACAGAAAAGGAAGTAAATGATTTAATCAAGAACTATCCACCGGAACAGCAGATCTATATGTCTAGTCCACAGGCAAAGCAGCAGGTATTGGAGCAGATTATTGCATTCCATTTATTTCATAAAATGGCAATTGATGAGAAAATCCCGGAATCAAAAGAATATAAAGAGATGATAGAGAAGATGCAAGTGGAGTTAGCAAGCCATATGGCAGCTACCAGTGTCATTGAAGGAATAAAAGTAGAAGAAGCAGAAGAAAAGGCGTTTTATGAAGAGAATCCGGATTTGTTTGCAGCAAAGCCACAGGTAAGTGCAAAACATATTTTGGTGGAGACAGAGGATTCTGCTAATGATATTGCAAAAGAAATTGCAGATGGTCTTGCATTTGAAGAGGCAGCAAAGAAATATTCTACCTGTCCTTCTAAGGAACAGGGTGGAGATTTAGGATATTTTTCCAGAGGACAGATGGTGCCGGAATTTGAAAAGGCAGCCTTCGAAGGAGAAATTGGAAAGGTAATCGGACCGGTTCAGACACAATTTGGTTATCATCTGATTCGTGTTGAGGATAAGAAAGAAGGTTCTGTCATTCCTTTTGAACAGGTGAAAGATCAGATTCATCAGCAGTTGATCCAGAATAAGCAGAAAGAAGTATATGATGCGAAGGTAAAGGAATTGGAAACAAAGTACGGTGTGGAACGTAAAGATGTCTAA
- the nifS gene encoding cysteine desulfurase NifS yields the protein MGKMIYLDNAATTRTAPEVVEAMLPYFTEFYGNASTVYEFGGKSKEAVSKARETIANAIGAKDNEIYFTAGGSESDNWALKATAEAYKSKGKHIITSKIEHHAILHTCQWLEQNGYEVTYLDVDENGVVKLEELKKAIRPDTILISIMFANNEIGTIEPIAEIGKIAKEHDILFHTDAVQAFGQIPINVDEMNIDMLSTSGHKLNGPKGIGFLYIRKGVKIRSFVHGGAQERKRRAGTENVPGIVGFGKATELAVASMKERTEKEAELRDYLIERVLKEVPFTRVNGHRKNRLPNNVNLCFQFIEGESLLIMLDMKGICGSSGSACTSGSLDPSHVLLAIGLPHEIAHGSLRLTLGADTTKEDIDYTVDAIKEIVAQLREMSPLYEDYMKKQA from the coding sequence ATGGGAAAAATGATATATCTGGATAATGCGGCAACTACCAGAACCGCACCTGAAGTAGTAGAGGCAATGCTTCCGTATTTTACGGAGTTTTATGGAAATGCTTCTACCGTGTATGAATTTGGTGGAAAGAGTAAGGAGGCAGTTTCTAAGGCGAGAGAAACGATTGCGAATGCGATTGGTGCAAAGGATAATGAGATTTACTTTACTGCAGGTGGAAGTGAATCAGATAACTGGGCACTCAAGGCAACAGCAGAGGCTTATAAGAGTAAGGGAAAACATATTATTACCAGTAAGATAGAACATCACGCAATTCTTCATACCTGTCAGTGGTTAGAACAGAATGGTTATGAAGTAACTTATCTGGACGTAGACGAGAATGGTGTGGTAAAATTAGAAGAGTTGAAAAAGGCAATCCGACCGGATACCATTTTGATTAGTATTATGTTTGCCAATAATGAAATTGGAACCATAGAGCCAATTGCGGAAATTGGAAAGATTGCAAAGGAACATGATATTTTATTCCATACCGATGCAGTACAGGCATTCGGACAGATACCAATCAATGTAGACGAAATGAATATTGATATGTTAAGTACCAGTGGACATAAGCTGAATGGACCGAAGGGAATTGGTTTCTTATATATTAGAAAGGGTGTAAAGATTCGTTCCTTCGTACATGGAGGTGCTCAGGAGCGGAAACGTCGTGCAGGAACTGAAAATGTTCCGGGAATTGTAGGATTTGGAAAAGCTACAGAATTGGCAGTGGCTAGTATGAAGGAACGTACAGAAAAGGAAGCAGAACTTCGTGATTATCTGATAGAGCGTGTATTGAAAGAAGTACCTTTTACTCGTGTAAATGGTCACAGAAAAAATCGTTTACCGAATAATGTAAACCTTTGTTTCCAGTTTATTGAAGGAGAGTCTTTATTGATTATGCTGGATATGAAGGGGATTTGCGGTTCTTCCGGATCTGCATGTACGTCAGGTTCTTTAGACCCGTCCCATGTATTATTGGCAATCGGACTGCCGCATGAGATAGCACATGGTTCCCTTCGTTTGACATTAGGAGCAGACACCACCAAAGAAGATATTGATTATACCGTTGATGCTATAAAGGAAATCGTAGCACAGTTGCGAGAAATGTCCCCATTGTATGAGGATTACATGAAGAAACAAGCTTAA
- the larE gene encoding ATP-dependent sacrificial sulfur transferase LarE has product MSDFSVIEQQNAEEKLEKLKEYLRNLHSVAVAFSSGVDSTFLLKVAHDVLGDKVIAVTAESCSFPKRELNEAKEFCRKEQIQHIICKSEELEIEGFCQNPKNRCYLCKKELFQKIQEIAKEYDLENIAEGSNMDDNGDYRPGLQAVAELGIKSPLRYAELSKAEIRYLSQKLGLPTWDKQSFACLSSRFVYGETISEEKLKMVDQAEQLLLDLGFHQVRVRIHDKMARIEVMPEEFSKLIEKECREQIVNKLKEYGFTYVSMDLAGYRTGSMNEIFS; this is encoded by the coding sequence ATGAGCGATTTTTCAGTAATAGAACAGCAAAATGCAGAAGAGAAACTGGAAAAATTAAAGGAATATCTGAGAAATTTGCATAGTGTTGCGGTAGCCTTTTCCAGTGGTGTAGATTCCACTTTTTTGCTAAAAGTAGCACATGACGTATTGGGAGATAAAGTGATTGCAGTAACAGCAGAATCCTGTTCTTTTCCGAAGAGAGAACTGAATGAGGCAAAGGAGTTTTGCCGAAAAGAGCAGATTCAGCACATTATTTGTAAATCAGAGGAATTGGAAATAGAAGGGTTCTGTCAAAATCCAAAAAATAGATGTTATCTTTGTAAAAAGGAATTATTTCAAAAGATTCAAGAAATTGCAAAAGAATATGACTTGGAAAATATTGCAGAAGGTTCTAACATGGATGATAATGGGGATTATCGCCCGGGATTGCAAGCTGTTGCAGAACTTGGCATAAAGAGTCCTCTAAGATATGCAGAACTTTCTAAGGCAGAGATTCGTTACTTATCCCAGAAACTTGGATTGCCTACTTGGGATAAACAGTCCTTTGCTTGTCTGTCTTCACGTTTTGTATATGGTGAAACAATTAGTGAAGAAAAGTTAAAAATGGTAGATCAGGCAGAACAGTTGTTGCTTGATTTGGGATTTCACCAGGTGCGTGTGAGAATTCATGATAAGATGGCGCGAATTGAAGTTATGCCGGAGGAATTTTCAAAATTGATAGAAAAAGAATGTCGGGAACAAATTGTAAATAAATTAAAGGAATATGGGTTTACCTATGTTTCTATGGATTTGGCAGGATATCGAACTGGAAGCATGAATGAAATTTTTTCTTAA
- a CDS encoding polysaccharide biosynthesis protein, which yields MNSKSLQSHPLLTGTLLLTIAGLISRIIGFFYRIFLSQTIGAEGVGIYQLIFPLYALTFSLTVSGIQTAISRFTAQAVAASDNTGIPQKNTGLCNDRCYLTAGLILSLFLSFLCTIFLYHFAEPLAISFLDEPRCKVLLEILSLTIPFGAIHACINGYYYGLKKTFVPATSQLIEQIVRVGCVFVLYQICLEQHKTVTVSIAVWGLVAGEIGSVLYSISFLGRGKSSGNRLLGLKQIFLMSTPLCANRVLVNLLQSVEATMIPGQLKHYGYSVSEALSVYGVLTGMAMPMVLFPSVITNSVSVMLLPVIAEAQEKKEQHYIRNAVRKTCFYCLVLGFTCTFAFLLLGKWMGRVLFANELAGTFIVTLGWMCPFLYLSTTLSSVLNGLGKTTITFLLNIIGLAIRIASVIWGIPLFGIKAYLWGTLISQIVMAISSIAILGKKG from the coding sequence ATGAATTCCAAATCCCTGCAAAGCCACCCTCTGCTTACCGGTACGCTCCTTTTAACAATTGCCGGACTAATTTCCCGAATTATCGGTTTCTTCTATAGAATATTCCTTTCCCAAACCATTGGTGCGGAAGGTGTGGGTATTTATCAGTTAATTTTTCCTCTTTACGCCCTTACCTTTTCTCTGACTGTTTCCGGTATTCAGACCGCTATCTCTCGTTTTACTGCCCAAGCAGTCGCTGCTTCTGACAATACCGGCATTCCTCAAAAAAACACAGGACTATGCAATGACCGATGTTATCTTACTGCCGGTCTTATTCTTTCACTGTTTTTGTCCTTTTTATGCACTATTTTTCTTTATCACTTTGCCGAACCTCTGGCAATCTCTTTTCTGGATGAGCCACGTTGCAAGGTCCTATTAGAAATTCTCTCTCTGACAATTCCTTTTGGTGCTATCCATGCCTGCATCAACGGTTACTATTACGGTTTAAAAAAAACCTTCGTTCCTGCTACCTCCCAGCTAATAGAACAAATTGTCCGCGTAGGATGCGTTTTTGTCCTTTACCAAATTTGTCTGGAACAACACAAAACTGTCACTGTCAGTATTGCTGTTTGGGGATTAGTAGCCGGTGAAATTGGTTCTGTACTCTATTCCATTTCTTTTTTGGGACGCGGGAAAAGTTCTGGCAACAGACTTTTAGGATTGAAACAGATTTTTCTTATGTCTACGCCACTATGTGCCAATCGAGTACTCGTAAATCTATTACAAAGTGTAGAAGCCACCATGATTCCGGGACAACTAAAGCACTATGGTTACTCTGTATCTGAAGCATTAAGTGTTTACGGTGTACTCACAGGAATGGCAATGCCTATGGTTCTCTTTCCCTCTGTTATTACAAATTCTGTATCCGTAATGCTACTCCCTGTCATTGCAGAAGCACAGGAAAAAAAAGAACAGCACTACATCCGTAATGCTGTCCGTAAAACATGCTTTTATTGTCTGGTACTTGGCTTCACCTGTACCTTTGCCTTCCTACTCCTTGGCAAATGGATGGGGCGAGTATTATTCGCTAATGAATTAGCCGGTACTTTTATCGTAACCCTTGGCTGGATGTGTCCATTTTTATATCTTTCTACTACATTAAGCAGTGTCTTAAATGGACTTGGTAAAACAACCATTACCTTTCTCTTAAATATTATTGGCCTTGCTATCCGCATTGCTTCTGTGATATGGGGAATTCCCCTGTTCGGCATAAAAGCATACCTTTGGGGAACCCTTATCAGTCAAATTGTAATGGCAATTTCCTCCATTGCTATCCTCGGTAAAAAAGGTTAG
- a CDS encoding M3 family oligoendopeptidase, which produces MEAFKFEELEYVRPDFEGAKKVWEKATEQIKSAKSYAEVKEAMKSVEEMECHLQTLVTICNIRNTLDTTDEFYEKEIEYIQNTYPTIVETGTEYNKAILESSFKKDIEAEYGKEVLVSMQREVDSFNPALVPFMQKEGELTTRYQKMMATAQIPFRGETYNLYGIEKFFEHPDRQTRKEAFKAYSDFYHGNEAELEEIFAELITVRNEMGKALGDENFIPLGYKQQGRSDYGQEEVASFREQVRKEIVPLCEKLYKAQTKRIGVDEIKVYDEKFVFPDGNAEPAGDDDYMIEQARKMYHDMSPETGEFIDFMIDHHLMDLKNKANKASTGYMTYLQDYKAPYVFSCFNHTIFDMQVLSHELGHAFAGYQAMRHQPIMAYYSESTDIAEIHSMSMEQFAYPYAEQFFGKDADKYRFAHLQEAITFVPFGVAVDEFQHIVYAHPELTPKERTYEWHKLEEKYMPWRKYEDDEFMERGGYWYHKLHIFLYPFYYINYTLTTMGAMEFKKRYEEDKEQAWKDYLNLCNAGGSKSYLELLKVANLSVPFEEGSVAKAISYAKKILLEAIGEEE; this is translated from the coding sequence ATGGAAGCATTTAAATTTGAAGAATTAGAATATGTTCGCCCGGATTTTGAAGGAGCGAAGAAAGTATGGGAAAAGGCAACGGAACAGATAAAAAGTGCAAAATCCTATGCAGAAGTAAAAGAAGCGATGAAAAGCGTGGAAGAGATGGAATGTCATCTGCAAACATTGGTGACTATTTGTAACATTAGAAATACACTTGACACAACAGATGAATTCTATGAAAAGGAAATTGAATATATTCAGAATACTTATCCAACAATTGTAGAAACTGGGACGGAATATAATAAGGCAATATTGGAAAGTTCTTTTAAGAAGGACATTGAAGCAGAGTATGGTAAGGAAGTTTTGGTTTCTATGCAACGTGAAGTGGATAGTTTCAATCCCGCATTGGTACCATTTATGCAGAAAGAGGGCGAGTTGACAACAAGATATCAGAAAATGATGGCAACTGCTCAGATTCCATTCCGCGGGGAAACTTACAATCTATACGGAATAGAAAAGTTCTTTGAGCATCCGGACCGCCAGACAAGAAAGGAAGCATTCAAGGCATATTCTGATTTTTATCATGGAAATGAAGCAGAATTGGAAGAGATTTTTGCAGAGTTGATAACCGTACGAAATGAAATGGGAAAGGCTCTTGGCGATGAGAACTTTATTCCATTGGGTTATAAGCAGCAAGGAAGAAGTGATTACGGACAGGAAGAAGTCGCTTCTTTCCGTGAACAAGTGCGCAAGGAGATAGTACCTCTTTGTGAAAAATTATACAAAGCGCAGACAAAGCGTATCGGAGTGGATGAAATCAAAGTCTATGATGAGAAATTTGTTTTCCCGGATGGAAATGCAGAGCCAGCCGGAGATGATGATTACATGATTGAGCAGGCAAGAAAAATGTATCATGATATGAGCCCGGAAACAGGAGAATTCATTGACTTTATGATTGATCATCATTTGATGGATTTGAAGAATAAGGCAAACAAAGCATCTACCGGATATATGACATATCTGCAGGATTACAAGGCACCATATGTATTCTCTTGCTTTAATCATACTATTTTTGATATGCAGGTTTTAAGTCATGAGTTGGGACATGCGTTTGCCGGATATCAGGCAATGCGCCATCAGCCTATCATGGCATATTATAGTGAATCTACAGATATTGCGGAGATTCATTCTATGTCAATGGAGCAGTTTGCGTATCCATATGCAGAACAGTTCTTTGGAAAAGATGCAGATAAATATCGTTTTGCACATTTGCAGGAAGCTATTACTTTTGTACCATTTGGGGTAGCAGTAGATGAATTCCAGCATATTGTGTATGCCCATCCGGAACTGACTCCAAAGGAACGTACCTATGAATGGCACAAGCTGGAAGAAAAATACATGCCATGGAGAAAATATGAGGATGATGAATTCATGGAGCGTGGAGGCTACTGGTATCATAAACTTCACATATTCCTGTATCCGTTCTATTATATCAACTATACATTAACAACCATGGGAGCCATGGAGTTTAAAAAGCGTTATGAAGAGGATAAGGAACAGGCATGGAAAGATTATCTGAATCTTTGTAATGCAGGTGGAAGCAAGAGTTATCTTGAATTGTTAAAGGTAGCTAATCTTTCCGTACCATTTGAAGAAGGAAGTGTGGCAAAGGCAATTTCTTATGCGAAAAAGATATTGTTAGAAGCAATTGGCGAAGAGGAATAA
- a CDS encoding RrF2 family transcriptional regulator, translating to MKLSTKGRYGLRAFIDLAVWGEEEPVSLTSIAERQGISISYLEQLMAKLKKSGLVNSVRGVNGGYVIAKPAEEISVGDVLRALEGDLTPVDCAGIGSNKATTHCNGSAHCVSKIVWKQINDSINDTVDSIYIGELVKESKKEQ from the coding sequence ATGAAGTTATCAACAAAGGGAAGATATGGTCTGCGGGCATTTATTGATTTGGCAGTCTGGGGAGAGGAAGAACCGGTATCCCTCACCAGTATTGCGGAACGTCAGGGCATATCCATAAGTTATTTAGAACAGCTTATGGCAAAGTTGAAAAAGTCAGGACTTGTAAACAGTGTCCGTGGTGTAAATGGTGGATATGTCATTGCAAAGCCGGCAGAGGAGATTTCCGTAGGAGATGTCTTGAGAGCACTGGAGGGTGACCTTACTCCAGTAGATTGTGCAGGAATTGGCAGCAATAAGGCAACAACTCATTGTAATGGCTCTGCTCATTGTGTTAGTAAGATTGTATGGAAACAGATTAATGACAGTATTAATGATACCGTGGACAGCATATATATAGGGGAATTAGTAAAGGAAAGTAAGAAAGAACAGTAG
- the larB gene encoding nickel pincer cofactor biosynthesis protein LarB, whose translation METREVLEKVRSGEISIQEAERYFKKQPYEEMGFAKLDVHREVRTGFPEVIYCSGKTDDYLVSIYQKMFEMHGEVFGTRASEHQYEIVKEALPQIDYDKVSHILKIEKADKVRIGSIAVCSAGTADIPVAEEAAQTAEYFGAHVERVYDVGVCGIHRLLSEMDVVQEANCVVAVAGMEGALASVIGGLVSNPVIAVPTSVGYGASMNGISALLTMINSCANGIATVNIDNGYGAGYLAAQINRLAVK comes from the coding sequence ATGGAGACCAGAGAAGTATTAGAGAAGGTTCGTTCCGGAGAAATTTCAATACAGGAGGCTGAAAGATATTTCAAAAAGCAACCCTATGAAGAAATGGGATTTGCAAAGTTAGATGTGCACAGAGAGGTTCGTACAGGATTCCCTGAAGTAATTTATTGTAGTGGGAAAACAGATGATTACCTGGTATCAATTTATCAAAAAATGTTTGAAATGCACGGAGAAGTATTTGGTACCCGAGCAAGTGAACATCAGTATGAAATAGTAAAAGAGGCATTGCCGCAGATTGATTATGATAAGGTATCACATATCTTGAAGATAGAAAAAGCAGATAAAGTGCGTATTGGCAGTATTGCAGTTTGTTCTGCCGGGACAGCAGATATACCTGTGGCAGAGGAGGCAGCACAGACCGCGGAGTATTTTGGAGCTCATGTGGAGCGTGTTTATGATGTGGGAGTTTGTGGAATTCATCGTCTATTATCAGAAATGGATGTGGTTCAGGAAGCCAATTGTGTTGTGGCAGTAGCAGGAATGGAGGGAGCATTGGCAAGTGTCATTGGTGGATTAGTAAGCAATCCCGTTATAGCAGTGCCAACATCCGTAGGATATGGAGCAAGTATGAATGGCATTTCGGCGTTGCTTACCATGATTAATTCCTGTGCCAATGGAATTGCTACGGTCAATATAGACAATGGTTACGGTGCAGGTTATCTGGCAGCTCAGATTAATCGTTTGGCAGTGAAGTAG
- the mnmA gene encoding tRNA 2-thiouridine(34) synthase MnmA, which translates to MEKKKVVVGMSGGVDSSVAAYLLKEQGYEVIGVTMQIWQDEEEFVQEENGGCCGLSAVEDARRVAASLDIPYYVMNFKAEFKKNVMDYFVAEYLKGHTPNPCIACNRYVKWESLLKRSMEIGADYIATGHYAKITELSNGRYALQKSVTAAKDQTYALYNLTQYQLSHTLMPVGDYSKDQIRAIAEKIGLRTANKPDSQEICFIPDNDYAGFIDREAKGQVPPPGNFVLADGTVIGKHKGITHYTIGQRKGLGIALGKPVFVTAIRPDTNEVVIGSNEDVFGTTVYAKNLNFMSIPDLDGEMEVIGKIRYSHKGSPCTIRKVEEDKVVCQFHEPVRAITPGQAVVFYDGDIVVGGGTII; encoded by the coding sequence ATGGAGAAGAAAAAAGTTGTAGTAGGTATGTCCGGAGGGGTAGATTCCTCCGTGGCGGCATATCTTTTAAAGGAACAGGGTTACGAGGTAATTGGAGTTACCATGCAGATTTGGCAGGATGAGGAAGAATTCGTGCAAGAGGAAAATGGCGGATGCTGTGGCTTAAGTGCAGTAGAAGATGCGAGAAGAGTAGCGGCAAGTCTTGATATTCCATATTATGTTATGAATTTTAAAGCGGAATTTAAGAAAAATGTCATGGATTACTTTGTAGCAGAATATTTAAAAGGACATACACCAAATCCATGTATTGCATGTAACCGTTATGTAAAATGGGAATCTTTGTTGAAACGCAGCATGGAAATTGGCGCGGATTATATTGCTACCGGGCATTATGCAAAGATTACGGAGCTTTCCAATGGAAGATATGCACTGCAAAAGTCTGTAACAGCAGCAAAGGATCAGACCTACGCACTTTACAATCTAACTCAGTATCAGCTTTCTCATACTCTGATGCCGGTAGGAGATTATTCTAAGGACCAGATTCGTGCTATTGCAGAAAAAATCGGACTTCGGACAGCAAATAAGCCGGACAGTCAGGAAATTTGCTTTATTCCGGATAATGATTATGCAGGATTTATAGACAGAGAGGCAAAGGGGCAGGTACCACCACCCGGTAATTTTGTGTTGGCAGATGGAACAGTGATTGGAAAGCACAAAGGAATCACTCATTATACCATAGGACAACGGAAAGGACTTGGCATAGCCCTTGGAAAACCGGTATTCGTAACAGCAATTCGTCCTGACACGAATGAGGTAGTCATTGGTAGCAACGAGGACGTATTCGGAACCACAGTGTATGCAAAAAATCTTAACTTTATGTCTATTCCGGATTTAGACGGAGAAATGGAAGTAATCGGTAAGATTCGTTATAGTCATAAGGGTTCCCCATGTACCATACGAAAGGTAGAAGAGGACAAGGTAGTCTGTCAGTTTCATGAGCCTGTTCGTGCAATAACACCGGGACAAGCTGTAGTATTTTATGATGGCGATATTGTAGTAGGTGGCGGAACGATTATTTAA
- the nifU gene encoding Fe-S cluster assembly scaffold protein NifU: MYSEKVMDHFQNPRNMGEIENASGVGTVGNAKCGDIMRIFLDIDDNGIIQDVKFKTFGCGAAVATSSMATELVKGKNIQEALQVTNKAVMEALDGLPPVKVHCSLLAEEAIHAALWDYAEKNGITIEGLEKPKTDISEEEEEEDY, translated from the coding sequence ATGTACAGTGAAAAAGTAATGGACCACTTTCAGAACCCGAGAAATATGGGGGAGATAGAAAACGCCAGTGGTGTAGGAACTGTTGGAAATGCAAAATGCGGCGATATTATGAGAATTTTTCTGGATATTGATGATAATGGAATTATTCAGGATGTAAAGTTTAAGACGTTTGGATGCGGAGCAGCAGTTGCTACTAGTTCCATGGCAACTGAATTGGTAAAGGGAAAGAACATTCAGGAAGCATTACAGGTAACAAATAAAGCTGTTATGGAAGCTTTAGACGGACTTCCACCAGTAAAGGTACACTGTTCTCTTTTAGCAGAAGAAGCAATTCATGCAGCTTTGTGGGATTACGCAGAGAAAAATGGAATTACAATTGAAGGATTAGAGAAGCCTAAGACAGATATCAGTGAAGAAGAAGAGGAAGAAGACTACTAA
- the ytvI gene encoding sporulation integral membrane protein YtvI produces the protein MKKSTKYLKILVNLLVALLVILLMCVAVPKLLVFFMPFVIGWIISMIANPLVHFLEKKLKVVRKHGSMITIIGVLAAVILVGYLAGAKLVSEAINLIDSVPQIYENFQEDFEEIGDNLQIFYDRLPKSMQKSISNATENLSGYISGAVQAIGEPTFEAAGNFAKNVPGTLIGIIMCIISAYFFTADRENILNLLEKSIPDGIWKRCSTVISDLKHVVGGYFKAQFKIMGVVYIILVIGLLILKVDYVLLVGLLIAFLDALPFFGTGTVLGPWAILKILSKDYTMAVGLIILYLVTQLVRQLIQPKMVGDSIGMNPLATLIFMYIGYKFSSIIGMIIAVPIGMILINLYKAGVFDNQIRCIKELVQDINEFRKLDEK, from the coding sequence ATGAAAAAGTCCACGAAATATTTAAAAATATTGGTTAATTTATTAGTGGCATTATTAGTAATCCTGTTAATGTGTGTTGCAGTTCCAAAATTATTGGTATTTTTTATGCCATTTGTAATCGGATGGATTATCTCCATGATTGCTAATCCGTTGGTGCATTTTTTGGAAAAAAAATTAAAAGTAGTGAGAAAGCATGGCTCAATGATTACAATTATTGGTGTGTTGGCAGCAGTGATTCTGGTAGGATATCTGGCAGGGGCAAAATTGGTTTCAGAAGCTATAAATTTGATTGATAGTGTTCCCCAGATATATGAAAATTTTCAGGAAGATTTTGAGGAAATTGGAGATAACCTGCAGATTTTTTACGATAGATTACCGAAAAGCATGCAGAAAAGCATATCAAATGCGACAGAAAATCTTTCAGGATATATCAGTGGAGCGGTGCAGGCAATTGGAGAACCGACCTTTGAAGCTGCCGGAAATTTTGCAAAAAATGTACCGGGAACATTGATAGGAATTATTATGTGTATTATATCAGCATACTTTTTTACGGCAGATCGGGAAAATATTTTGAATTTGCTTGAAAAAAGTATACCGGATGGAATATGGAAGCGGTGTTCTACAGTGATTAGTGATTTGAAGCATGTAGTAGGTGGTTACTTTAAGGCACAGTTCAAAATTATGGGAGTGGTGTATATCATTCTTGTGATTGGACTTTTGATATTGAAGGTTGACTATGTGCTTTTAGTAGGACTGCTGATTGCATTTTTAGATGCACTTCCTTTTTTTGGAACAGGAACAGTGTTAGGTCCGTGGGCCATTTTGAAAATATTGTCCAAAGATTATACTATGGCAGTGGGACTGATTATACTGTATCTGGTGACACAATTGGTACGTCAGCTGATTCAGCCTAAGATGGTAGGAGACAGTATAGGAATGAATCCGTTAGCTACCTTGATTTTTATGTACATTGGATATAAATTTAGCAGTATCATTGGAATGATTATAGCAGTTCCTATTGGGATGATACTGATTAATCTGTATAAAGCAGGCGTCTTTGACAATCAGATACGTTGTATTAAGGAACTAGTGCAGGATATTAATGAATTTCGAAAATTAGACGAGAAATAG